One genomic segment of Ricinus communis isolate WT05 ecotype wild-type chromosome 5, ASM1957865v1, whole genome shotgun sequence includes these proteins:
- the LOC8277960 gene encoding protein TORNADO 2 produces MALSNNVIGAINFVAMLLSIPIIGAGIWLAMEPDNSCVRILQWPVIILGILILVVALAGFVGGFWRIPWLLIFYLIAMLILIILLACLVVFIYMVTLRGSGHLAPSRTYLEYHLDDYSGWLRQRVQSSYKWDRIRSCLSSSSMCAELNQSYRMAQDFFNARITPLQSGCCKPPTQCGYTFVNPTYWISPINNAADMDCLNWNNDQNQLCYSCDSCKAGLLANIKKEWRRADIILLITLVALICVYLLGCCAFRNAKTEDIFRRYKQGYT; encoded by the exons ATGGCACTCAGCAATAATGTTATCGGTGCCATCAACTTCGTTGCAATGCTCCTCTCTATACCGATCATCGGTGCTGGGATCTGGCTGGCAATGGAGCCCGACAACTCTTGCGTGAGGATTCTACAATGGCCAGTCATCATTTTGGGCATACTCATTTTGGTTGTGGCTTTAGCAGGGTTCGTAGGAGGATTTTGGAGAATCCCATGGCTCCTAATATTTTATCTCATTGCAATGCTCATCCTTATAATATTGCTTGCATGTTTGGTGGTTTTCATTTATATGGTCACCCTTAGGGGCTCGGGTCACCTTGCACCAAGTAGAACCTACTTGGAGTATCACCTTGATGATTATTCAGGATGGCTTCGCCAAAGGGTTCAAAGTTCTTATAAGTGGGATCGAATCAGAAGCTGCCTTAGCTCTAGCAGTATGTGTGCTGAGCTGAATCAGAGTTATCGCATGGCTCAAGATTTTTTTAATGCTCGTATTACCCCCTTACAG TCAGGATGCTGTAAGCCTCCTACCCAATGTGGGTATACATTTGTGAATCCAACGTACTGGATAAGTCCTATCAACAATGCTGCAGATATGGACTGCCTGAATTGGAACAATGACCAAAATCAACTTTGCTACAGTTGTGATTCGTGCAAGGCTGGATTGTTGGCGAATATTAAGAAAGAATGGAGAAGGGCAGATATCATACTGCTGATTACTCTTGTTGCCTTGATATGTGTGTATTTGTTAGGTTGC